A region of Allocoleopsis franciscana PCC 7113 DNA encodes the following proteins:
- a CDS encoding MORN repeat-containing protein produces the protein MIPSIQRLGIALLVASSMEIALSCMNPIPSQAALLTLNDGTTCEGQFQGRNGRGLCVFSEAGGGSPYDYYEGEIRNGQPNGRGIFVYNNDDRYEGQVTNGQPNGRGMFLFANNDRYEGSIRNGQPNGTGTFTFSTGDRYVGSVRNGVPHGQGTFTFANGQRYTGGFYLGQVKGNGTLIHANGVRCQGTFYNSKFTGKGTCTYPSGSPYRSYTGELRAGQPEGRGVLTFANGQIYTGEIRDGEPFRPDSRNSRQR, from the coding sequence ATGATTCCTTCCATTCAACGACTAGGGATAGCCTTGTTAGTGGCTTCTAGTATGGAAATTGCATTAAGTTGTATGAATCCAATACCTTCACAAGCCGCATTGTTGACACTCAATGATGGTACAACCTGCGAGGGACAGTTCCAAGGACGCAATGGTAGAGGGCTATGTGTTTTCTCAGAGGCAGGAGGCGGTAGTCCTTATGACTACTACGAGGGGGAGATCCGCAACGGTCAGCCCAACGGTAGGGGTATCTTTGTGTATAACAATGATGACCGCTATGAGGGACAGGTTACCAACGGTCAACCTAACGGCAGGGGAATGTTTTTGTTTGCCAATAATGACCGCTATGAAGGAAGCATCCGCAACGGTCAGCCGAATGGCACAGGAACCTTTACGTTCTCGACAGGCGATCGCTACGTAGGAAGCGTCCGCAACGGTGTACCCCACGGTCAAGGAACCTTTACGTTTGCGAATGGACAACGCTACACAGGAGGCTTTTACCTAGGTCAAGTCAAGGGTAATGGTACCTTAATACACGCCAATGGTGTACGCTGCCAAGGGACTTTTTACAATAGCAAATTTACGGGTAAAGGAACTTGCACTTATCCGTCAGGTTCTCCTTATCGAAGCTATACGGGAGAGTTGCGTGCTGGACAACCTGAAGGCAGAGGAGTATTAACGTTCGCGAACGGACAAATCTACACTGGGGAGATTCGCGATGGTGAACCTTTTCGTCCCGATAGCCGGAATAGCCGTCAGCGTTAG
- the rdgB gene encoding RdgB/HAM1 family non-canonical purine NTP pyrophosphatase, which translates to MTVLVVATGNPGKLREMQTYLSDKGWKLQLKPPELDIEETEDTFVANACLKASAVAQATGEWAIADDSGLEVDALDGAPGIYSARYGNTDSERIERLLRELGEEDNRGAQFVCVVAIARPDGAIALQVEGICRGEILQTPRGTGGFGYDPIFYVPEQGLTFAEMTPEMKRRYSHRGKAFEALLPQLSQLA; encoded by the coding sequence ATGACAGTGCTGGTTGTAGCGACAGGAAATCCCGGCAAGCTGCGTGAGATGCAGACGTACCTGTCAGACAAGGGGTGGAAATTGCAGTTAAAACCACCGGAATTAGACATTGAGGAAACCGAAGATACATTCGTGGCTAATGCTTGTCTCAAAGCGTCAGCCGTCGCTCAGGCAACTGGAGAATGGGCGATCGCAGATGATTCCGGATTAGAAGTTGATGCTCTCGATGGTGCCCCTGGTATCTACTCTGCACGTTATGGAAACACAGACAGCGAGCGGATTGAACGACTGTTGAGGGAACTCGGTGAAGAAGACAATCGAGGAGCGCAGTTTGTGTGTGTGGTGGCGATCGCACGTCCGGATGGAGCGATCGCGCTTCAAGTTGAAGGCATCTGCCGAGGAGAAATTTTACAGACTCCTCGTGGAACTGGCGGCTTCGGCTACGATCCCATCTTTTATGTACCCGAACAAGGTTTGACGTTTGCCGAAATGACGCCAGAGATGAAGCGGCGTTACAGCCATCGAGGCAAAGCGTTTGAAGCACTCTTGCCTCAGTTAAGCCAGTTAGCTTAA
- a CDS encoding RNA-guided endonuclease InsQ/TnpB family protein, translating to MIPDWKTEQYIANVQKNFLDQLSRRLVNENQVIAVESLNVKGMVKNHNLAKAISDSSGSTFVGMLKYKCEWEGKVLMQVDRFFPSSNICHECLHQIGEMLLDVRAWTSPSCKTHYDRDINEAKNILAEALKLLATGTRATASGGSVRLSRDASHQ from the coding sequence ATGATACCTGATTGGAAAACAGAACAGTATATTGCTAATGTACAGAAAAATTTCCTTGATCAACTTTCTCGACGGCTGGTAAACGAAAACCAAGTTATCGCTGTAGAGAGTTTGAATGTCAAAGGGATGGTAAAAAATCACAATCTAGCTAAGGCAATTAGCGATTCTAGCGGGTCAACATTTGTTGGAATGCTCAAATATAAATGTGAGTGGGAAGGCAAGGTATTAATGCAAGTTGACCGATTCTTTCCATCCAGTAACATCTGTCACGAATGCCTACATCAGATAGGTGAAATGCTGCTTGATGTTCGGGCTTGGACAAGTCCAAGCTGTAAAACACATTATGACAGGGATATTAATGAGGCAAAAAATATTCTTGCCGAAGCGCTTAAGCTTCTCGCCACTGGCACGAGGGCGACTGCCAGTGGAGGGAGTGTAAGACTAAGCCGGGACGCCAGTCATCAGTGA
- a CDS encoding phosphoglucomutase/phosphomannomutase family protein, with protein MPIAADSIKFGTDGWRGVIAADFTFERVTFVAPIAAKVLAEVYGESTGSNTIIVGYDRRFMAEEFAKKTAEVVQAAGFDVMLSESYAPTPAFSWAAKQQNALGALVLTASHNPGSYLGLKVKGSFGGSVSPETTQKIEAQLSQTPVEVRTPGSFKTFNPWPSYCDEIRSKVDLARIQELMTQGKLTVFADVMHGAAAGGLSQILGAPITEINSSRDPLFGGGAPEPLPRYLSQLFRVMRTHRRQKDAGLQVGLVFDGDSDRIAAVDGEGNFLSSQILIPVLIEHLAERRHFSGEVVKTISGSDLMPRVAALYQLPMYETPIGYKYIADRMLSTPVLLGGEESGGIGYGNHIPERDALLSALYVLEAIAQSGMDLSDLYKRLQQRTGYTSAYDRIDLHLASMDVRSRLLEQLQSQPLTKIADQKVVDCLTIDGYKFRLADDSWLLIRFSGTEPVLRLYCEAPTLKQVHHTLNWAKDWANSV; from the coding sequence ATGCCGATTGCCGCAGATTCAATTAAGTTTGGGACAGACGGGTGGCGAGGCGTTATCGCCGCCGATTTCACCTTTGAGCGCGTTACTTTTGTCGCACCGATAGCTGCCAAAGTCCTGGCAGAGGTTTATGGCGAAAGCACCGGTAGTAACACGATTATTGTGGGCTATGATCGGCGCTTCATGGCAGAAGAGTTTGCCAAAAAGACAGCAGAGGTCGTCCAAGCCGCTGGATTTGATGTCATGCTGTCAGAAAGTTATGCTCCAACTCCTGCATTTAGCTGGGCTGCCAAGCAACAAAATGCTTTGGGAGCTTTGGTGCTGACCGCCAGTCATAATCCTGGAAGCTACCTGGGATTAAAAGTCAAAGGGTCTTTTGGGGGTTCGGTTTCCCCAGAAACCACGCAAAAGATCGAAGCCCAACTCAGTCAAACACCCGTAGAGGTTCGCACTCCCGGAAGCTTCAAAACATTCAATCCCTGGCCGAGTTACTGTGATGAAATCCGCTCCAAAGTGGATCTGGCTCGGATTCAGGAACTGATGACTCAGGGGAAATTGACTGTCTTCGCCGATGTGATGCATGGCGCAGCAGCAGGTGGCTTAAGTCAGATTCTCGGTGCGCCGATCACCGAAATCAATAGCTCCCGCGACCCCTTATTTGGCGGGGGTGCCCCAGAACCCTTACCGCGCTACCTTTCTCAGCTATTCCGCGTGATGCGAACTCACCGACGGCAAAAGGATGCAGGCCTGCAAGTCGGTTTGGTGTTTGACGGGGATAGCGATCGCATTGCCGCTGTAGATGGTGAAGGCAACTTCCTCAGTTCGCAAATTCTCATTCCCGTTCTAATTGAACATCTAGCCGAACGCCGTCATTTTAGCGGGGAAGTGGTCAAAACGATCAGCGGCTCCGACTTAATGCCCCGTGTAGCAGCCTTATATCAATTGCCGATGTATGAAACTCCCATTGGCTACAAGTACATCGCTGATCGCATGTTATCCACCCCCGTCTTACTCGGTGGGGAGGAATCGGGAGGAATTGGTTATGGCAACCATATTCCAGAACGGGATGCCCTGTTGTCTGCCCTTTATGTCCTAGAAGCGATCGCTCAGTCCGGAATGGATTTGAGTGACCTCTACAAACGCCTACAACAACGCACTGGTTATACTTCGGCTTATGACCGAATCGATTTACATCTCGCCAGCATGGATGTGCGATCGCGTTTGTTGGAACAATTACAATCTCAGCCCTTGACCAAAATTGCCGATCAGAAAGTGGTGGATTGTCTAACCATCGACGGGTATAAATTCCGGTTAGCCGATGACAGTTGGTTGCTGATTCGCTTCAGTGGCACTGAACCCGTCCTCCGACTGTACTGTGAAGCCCCAACACTGAAGCAGGTGCATCATACCCTCAACTGGGCGAAAGATTGGGCGAATTCTGTATAA
- a CDS encoding glycoside hydrolase family 31 protein, whose product MQYQLVGNSVICGTARFSALNHGLVRLEWSATGQFEDSPTVIVLTRPQPIPFKSIEWAETGVLHLYTELIQIVYRPDGKPFNDANLNIDVNCDNKTFNWTPSTVDTENLGGTFTSLDLIHRDFHPTGVHPASVFQDFPHTQEWLYTPLKAIHKSLRDRGENTGFEDPPLGYLNHFRLDELPEPMQEFLQQWRHYPPGVLSRSGYSVLNDSSSALVKEGGLSERSDANGQDWYFFGYGTDYAQALQDFVQLCGRIPMLPRWAFGVWFSLYDQMHDTDYQQLVQQFDQLELPLDVLVLDVDWHLAGWCGWDWNEQFFPNPQGFLQWAHGTGLHIGANVHIEGVSPQESQFSALCAARGLNPDEVKAGNVFPVKNPTTDWIFESWQPDAPTLDSLANANADEGWLLFNLASQSEANLFMQVLHSPHEEDGIDFWWIDGANAKHPGVNSQLWTNHVYFTHLETRRNQRPLILSRTGGLGSHRYPVQFSADTYSHWEVLRFLVDFTTRAGNVGVSYWSHDLGGFFGHVPGVPLIDPELFVRWVQFGCFCPIVRVHSDHGRREPWSYGQWVLNAISKALRLRIQLVPYLYHLSRVAYETGLPLCRPLYLAYPEDEQAYQVTTQFLLGDRILVAPVVEAGGYRSVYLPEGEWWERSTGQFYIGIQHLNLYIPLDRIPVFVQAGAILPLAEFSRRVGTTPPTDLILEVYAGADGELDFYEDDGESTAYRTEAGSRRRFTQHREGDGYLLTGESVRGSYLGMLPERSFQIFWTGLVSGSRVEASGVEICEQEWRQNVLSLTLATVPQTALWQITVTPPASSDEF is encoded by the coding sequence GTGCAATACCAACTCGTCGGTAACAGCGTTATCTGTGGAACGGCTCGTTTTAGCGCCTTAAATCATGGCTTAGTACGTCTGGAGTGGTCTGCCACAGGACAATTTGAAGACTCTCCCACGGTGATCGTTTTAACTCGCCCCCAACCGATACCGTTTAAGAGTATTGAGTGGGCTGAAACAGGAGTACTTCACCTGTATACGGAATTGATCCAAATCGTCTATCGACCTGATGGTAAACCTTTCAATGATGCCAACCTAAATATTGATGTAAATTGTGACAACAAGACTTTCAATTGGACGCCTTCAACCGTCGATACTGAGAACTTGGGCGGCACCTTCACCAGCTTAGACCTGATTCACCGAGACTTTCACCCCACTGGAGTGCATCCAGCTTCAGTGTTTCAAGACTTCCCTCACACCCAAGAATGGCTCTACACGCCGTTGAAAGCCATTCACAAGAGTTTGCGCGATCGCGGGGAAAACACCGGTTTTGAAGATCCACCCCTAGGGTACCTGAATCATTTCCGCCTGGATGAACTCCCCGAACCCATGCAGGAATTTTTGCAACAATGGCGTCACTATCCTCCTGGAGTGTTAAGTCGTAGTGGTTACAGCGTCTTGAATGATTCCAGCAGTGCGCTGGTGAAAGAGGGAGGGCTGAGTGAGCGATCGGATGCTAACGGTCAAGACTGGTACTTTTTCGGCTACGGTACAGACTACGCCCAAGCCTTGCAAGATTTTGTCCAACTGTGTGGACGCATCCCCATGCTGCCGCGTTGGGCTTTTGGGGTGTGGTTTTCCCTGTATGACCAAATGCATGATACAGATTATCAGCAGCTTGTCCAGCAATTTGATCAACTCGAATTACCCTTGGATGTTCTCGTCCTCGATGTCGATTGGCACTTAGCCGGTTGGTGTGGTTGGGACTGGAACGAGCAATTTTTCCCGAATCCCCAAGGGTTTCTGCAATGGGCACATGGTACTGGGTTACATATTGGTGCGAATGTCCACATTGAAGGCGTATCCCCACAGGAAAGTCAGTTCTCCGCTTTGTGTGCAGCACGGGGACTGAATCCGGATGAGGTGAAAGCAGGTAATGTCTTCCCGGTGAAAAATCCCACCACCGACTGGATTTTTGAGTCCTGGCAACCTGATGCGCCAACCCTGGATAGTTTAGCGAATGCTAACGCGGATGAAGGTTGGTTGTTATTCAATCTGGCGTCTCAGTCAGAAGCTAATTTATTCATGCAAGTGCTGCACAGTCCTCATGAGGAAGATGGCATTGATTTTTGGTGGATTGATGGTGCTAACGCCAAGCATCCAGGTGTGAATTCCCAATTATGGACGAATCATGTTTATTTCACCCATCTGGAAACCCGTCGCAATCAGCGTCCCCTGATTCTCTCCCGTACCGGTGGGCTTGGTTCTCATCGCTACCCCGTACAGTTCTCTGCTGATACCTATTCCCACTGGGAAGTTCTGCGGTTTTTAGTAGATTTCACGACAAGAGCGGGTAATGTGGGAGTGAGTTATTGGTCACACGATTTAGGGGGGTTTTTCGGTCATGTCCCCGGTGTACCCCTAATTGACCCAGAGCTCTTTGTACGGTGGGTACAATTTGGATGCTTTTGTCCTATTGTCCGCGTTCATTCCGATCATGGTCGGCGCGAACCTTGGAGTTATGGACAATGGGTACTCAATGCGATCAGCAAGGCATTGCGGCTCAGGATACAACTAGTGCCCTACTTATATCACTTAAGCCGAGTGGCCTATGAGACGGGTTTGCCCTTATGTCGTCCCTTATACCTGGCGTATCCTGAAGATGAACAAGCTTATCAGGTAACCACACAGTTTTTATTGGGCGATCGCATCCTAGTGGCTCCCGTAGTTGAAGCTGGTGGTTACCGTTCGGTTTATTTGCCCGAAGGTGAATGGTGGGAACGCTCAACGGGTCAATTCTACATAGGTATTCAGCATTTAAACTTGTATATCCCGCTTGATCGCATACCCGTTTTTGTGCAAGCTGGAGCGATTTTGCCCCTAGCGGAATTTTCGCGCCGCGTTGGAACGACACCGCCAACTGATTTAATTTTAGAGGTCTATGCAGGGGCAGACGGTGAACTAGACTTTTACGAAGATGATGGGGAAAGCACCGCTTACCGCACTGAGGCAGGTAGTCGTCGCCGTTTTACCCAACATCGTGAGGGGGATGGTTATCTTCTCACAGGTGAATCCGTCCGAGGGAGTTATTTAGGAATGCTTCCTGAGCGAAGTTTCCAAATTTTCTGGACTGGGTTAGTATCTGGGAGTCGAGTAGAAGCAAGTGGTGTAGAGATTTGTGAGCAGGAATGGAGGCAAAATGTGTTGTCCCTGACTCTGGCTACCGTGCCGCAAACGGCTTTATGGCAGATTACTGTGACACCACCCGCTTCTTCCGATGAATTTTGA
- the psbO gene encoding photosystem II manganese-stabilizing polypeptide: protein MRYRAFIVAFLALCLGVLTACSEGPASATDAPLTYDQIKNTGLANNCPQLAETTRGSIPIDSSQSYILTDLCLQPTTFFVKEEPTNKRQQAEYIPGKLVTRLTSSLDQIRGPLKAGQDGSLTFVEEEGIDFQPITVKLPGGELVPFLFTIKSLVATSQPGVDSINTSTDFKGEFKVPSYRGSVFLDPKGRGVASGYDNAVAIPSQADKTDITRANVKRVTTLPGHISLQIAKVDSSTGEIAGTFESEQPSDTDLGADDPEEVLVRGIFYGRVEPGEA from the coding sequence ATGAGGTATCGTGCTTTTATTGTTGCCTTCCTGGCTTTGTGCCTGGGGGTGTTAACGGCTTGTAGTGAAGGTCCAGCCAGTGCGACCGATGCTCCGCTCACCTATGACCAGATCAAAAATACTGGTCTAGCCAATAACTGCCCACAACTGGCAGAAACGACTCGCGGTTCTATTCCGATAGATTCCAGTCAGTCCTATATACTGACAGACCTGTGCTTACAACCAACAACCTTCTTTGTCAAGGAAGAACCGACGAATAAGCGTCAACAGGCCGAGTATATTCCCGGAAAGTTAGTGACACGGCTCACGTCATCCCTTGACCAAATTCGTGGTCCTTTAAAAGCAGGTCAAGATGGCAGTTTGACGTTTGTTGAAGAAGAAGGAATTGACTTTCAACCCATCACTGTTAAGTTGCCTGGAGGGGAGTTAGTTCCTTTCCTGTTCACCATCAAAAGTTTAGTAGCTACATCTCAGCCCGGTGTCGATAGCATCAATACGTCTACTGATTTTAAAGGTGAGTTCAAGGTACCCTCTTACCGGGGTTCTGTTTTCCTTGATCCGAAAGGACGCGGTGTTGCCTCTGGCTATGATAATGCTGTTGCTATCCCTTCCCAAGCGGATAAGACAGATATCACCCGTGCCAATGTTAAGCGAGTGACGACTCTTCCGGGTCACATCTCCCTCCAGATTGCCAAGGTAGATAGTAGCACTGGCGAAATTGCCGGTACATTTGAGAGCGAACAGCCCTCTGATACTGACTTGGGTGCTGATGACCCCGAAGAAGTATTGGTGCGCGGCATCTTTTATGGTCGCGTTGAACCCGGAGAAGCTTAG
- a CDS encoding GumC family protein: MTQSNLNTVPDTDPGYGQLFAILIRRRLWLLGILCLALGIATFKAFTTKSTYVSSLQLLVEPNYQSKRQDGQEGAEKQIVDPNIQVDSATQLNLMQGSQLLQKALDLLRPDYPDLTLKELRKSLSVFQVEGSQDDSKTKIFAANYTANDPVKTQKVLQAVQRVYLNYNREQQRLRLAKGLAFIDEQLPKARLSVTQSEAALEKFRKTQNLIEPDAQTTALTTALNAIQDERRRNQAQYRELQASYNTLQQQVARSPQDALVSSRLSQSTRYQSLLDEIQKTDLALAEQRKRFTDDNPTIQKLLFQRQQQLALLEKEGERAVGKNSSQLKGENLLTEGQLGETDVNLTNKLLELESSIRGLMAREQTLAEKEQQLRVELERFPSVLADYNRLQPEIKLKRETLDQLEKARQELSLEIARGGFDWQVVEQPLLGEKTGPKKAQIILLGAVAGVMLGGIAAFIRETMDDAVRSSDELKQQVALPVLGMTPVLPKAKKSEPRMLLPFGKSQALEPVGNQPIIKLPFGKPKVLAPWTVEVLHWSPSWQSLDLIYKNIQLLSSVSTLRSLMVTSAVAGEGKSTLALGLAISAARLHQRVLLIDADLRNPTLHEKLNLPNDYGLSTLLSSDAPLPIQTSLHASSAYIDVITSGPISPDPANLLSSPRMGELMAEFEQSYDLVLVDAPPVLGLVDSILTASYCGGVLLVARMGQITKTELTQATAMLSKLNLIGVVANGDNSSYNSYAPQSTRGANKEDWGTERTAQLVSGVPIHYEGNPKNAEPVNSEK; encoded by the coding sequence ATGACTCAAAGCAATCTCAATACAGTTCCTGACACAGACCCAGGGTATGGACAGCTTTTTGCAATCTTAATCCGCCGACGGCTTTGGTTACTCGGTATATTGTGCCTTGCTTTGGGTATTGCTACCTTCAAAGCCTTTACGACTAAGTCAACCTATGTAAGCTCTCTCCAACTGCTAGTAGAACCCAATTATCAAAGCAAAAGACAAGACGGGCAAGAGGGAGCAGAAAAGCAGATTGTCGATCCCAACATTCAGGTAGACAGTGCAACTCAGCTTAACCTAATGCAGGGTTCGCAGCTCCTGCAAAAAGCCCTAGATTTACTGCGTCCTGATTATCCGGATCTGACGCTCAAGGAGCTTAGAAAATCTTTAAGCGTTTTCCAGGTTGAGGGTAGTCAGGATGATAGCAAAACCAAGATTTTTGCAGCCAACTATACCGCTAACGATCCGGTTAAGACGCAAAAAGTCCTCCAGGCTGTACAGCGGGTTTATTTGAATTACAACCGAGAGCAACAGAGATTACGTTTAGCCAAAGGTCTTGCTTTCATTGATGAGCAATTACCCAAGGCTCGTTTAAGCGTGACTCAGTCTGAGGCCGCCTTGGAAAAGTTTCGCAAAACTCAGAATCTAATTGAGCCAGACGCTCAGACAACAGCTCTAACCACTGCCCTAAACGCCATTCAAGATGAACGCAGGAGGAACCAGGCTCAGTATCGGGAGCTTCAGGCTAGCTACAATACTTTACAGCAGCAAGTGGCTCGTTCTCCGCAAGATGCACTCGTTTCCTCACGTCTGAGTCAGTCTACTCGTTACCAATCATTACTCGACGAAATTCAAAAAACAGACTTGGCGCTTGCTGAGCAACGAAAGCGGTTCACCGATGACAACCCAACGATTCAAAAGCTTCTGTTTCAGCGTCAGCAGCAGCTTGCTTTATTAGAGAAAGAAGGGGAGCGTGCGGTTGGGAAAAATTCTTCTCAGCTCAAGGGAGAGAATCTTCTCACTGAAGGACAGCTAGGTGAAACGGACGTGAATCTTACCAACAAGCTTCTGGAGCTAGAGAGTAGTATCCGGGGACTTATGGCACGGGAACAGACCCTAGCAGAGAAAGAGCAACAACTCCGTGTAGAACTCGAACGGTTTCCCAGCGTGCTAGCGGATTACAATCGCCTGCAACCCGAAATCAAACTGAAGCGCGAAACCCTTGATCAGTTAGAGAAAGCACGGCAAGAATTGAGTTTAGAAATTGCCAGGGGAGGATTTGATTGGCAAGTTGTTGAGCAACCTCTACTGGGAGAGAAAACAGGCCCGAAAAAAGCACAGATCATTTTACTCGGCGCAGTCGCTGGGGTAATGCTGGGTGGAATTGCCGCCTTTATCCGTGAAACGATGGATGATGCGGTTCGCAGTTCTGATGAGTTAAAACAGCAAGTTGCCTTACCTGTGTTGGGTATGACTCCAGTCTTGCCAAAAGCGAAAAAGAGCGAACCGAGGATGCTTCTGCCTTTCGGTAAGTCCCAAGCTTTGGAACCAGTCGGGAACCAACCCATTATCAAATTGCCTTTTGGCAAGCCAAAAGTGCTAGCCCCCTGGACGGTTGAAGTCCTTCATTGGTCACCGTCTTGGCAATCCCTGGATCTGATTTATAAAAACATTCAACTTCTGAGTTCTGTTTCCACGCTCCGCTCTCTGATGGTCACATCCGCTGTCGCGGGTGAAGGAAAATCAACTTTGGCGTTAGGTTTAGCCATTAGTGCAGCTCGTTTACATCAGCGGGTACTGCTGATTGATGCCGATTTACGCAATCCAACGCTACACGAAAAACTAAATCTTCCTAATGATTATGGGCTGTCAACCCTACTCTCTAGTGACGCCCCCTTGCCAATCCAGACCAGTCTTCATGCCTCAAGCGCGTACATTGATGTCATCACTTCTGGGCCAATCTCACCCGATCCAGCCAACCTGTTGAGTTCCCCGCGCATGGGAGAATTGATGGCAGAGTTTGAGCAAAGCTATGACTTAGTCTTGGTTGATGCTCCCCCAGTTCTTGGTTTAGTGGATTCAATTTTAACCGCATCCTATTGCGGGGGCGTGCTATTGGTCGCACGCATGGGACAAATCACCAAAACCGAACTGACACAGGCTACAGCTATGTTGAGTAAGTTGAACCTGATTGGAGTTGTAGCAAATGGAGACAATAGTTCTTACAACAGCTATGCACCCCAGTCAACTCGTGGAGCCAACAAAGAGGATTGGGGAACGGAAAGAACTGCTCAACTCGTTTCTGGAGTACCGATTCATTATGAGGGGAACCCTAAAAATGCTGAACCAGTGAATTCAGAAAAATAA
- a CDS encoding zinc ribbon domain-containing protein: MKTSSVKEHLLCPHCKFSISTLDKFCPHCGSEFEHLNSPSPENNKILVHCGTCQGLVESDDQFCPHCGAAMNGTQTPDNSVGWIVYALLGILGLVLLIGF; this comes from the coding sequence ATGAAAACTTCTTCAGTTAAAGAACATTTACTTTGCCCTCATTGTAAATTTTCCATATCAACTCTTGATAAATTTTGTCCACATTGTGGCTCCGAATTTGAACATCTAAATTCCCCAAGTCCTGAAAATAACAAAATATTAGTACACTGTGGAACTTGTCAAGGTCTGGTGGAATCCGATGATCAATTTTGTCCACATTGTGGAGCAGCAATGAATGGAACTCAGACCCCAGATAATAGTGTGGGCTGGATCGTCTATGCCCTATTAGGAATTTTGGGTTTGGTTTTATTGATAGGCTTTTAG
- a CDS encoding RNA polymerase sigma factor SigF encodes MSTSTTHELKHESLQLLREYQQTGSSEIRNRLVHLNFGLVRKEAHHWVNQCTESYEDLLQVGCLGLIRAVERFDTTKGSAFSSFAIPYIRGEIQHYLRDRGCSVRIPRRWLALRQQSVELIQELRVKLNRQPTDSEIALALEISLAEWQEIKLAHQNREPLSLDTPVGDAEEGTSSLGELVPDPRYRSFQLAQEDQIRLQQALALLEKRTRDVLEFVFLHDLTQKEVAERLDISVVTVSRRVKKGLDALKKFMSGAEH; translated from the coding sequence ATGTCTACCTCTACCACCCATGAACTGAAGCACGAGAGCCTACAATTATTGCGGGAGTACCAGCAGACCGGCTCATCAGAGATTCGCAACCGACTCGTTCACCTCAATTTCGGACTGGTTAGAAAAGAGGCTCATCACTGGGTCAATCAGTGTACCGAAAGTTATGAAGATTTACTTCAAGTAGGCTGTCTTGGCTTAATTCGTGCTGTTGAACGGTTTGACACAACCAAAGGAAGTGCTTTTAGCTCCTTTGCGATTCCTTACATCCGTGGGGAAATTCAGCACTATTTGCGCGATCGCGGTTGCTCGGTTCGCATTCCTCGACGCTGGCTGGCGCTACGGCAACAGTCTGTGGAACTGATTCAAGAATTACGGGTAAAACTTAATCGACAGCCGACCGATTCTGAAATCGCCTTAGCACTAGAGATTTCTCTTGCTGAATGGCAAGAAATTAAGCTAGCTCACCAAAATCGCGAACCGCTAAGTTTGGATACACCGGTGGGAGACGCCGAAGAGGGAACTTCCAGCTTAGGTGAACTGGTCCCCGATCCGCGCTATCGCAGTTTTCAGTTAGCCCAAGAAGATCAAATTCGCCTGCAACAAGCTTTGGCGCTCCTGGAAAAACGGACTCGTGATGTTCTAGAATTTGTTTTTTTACACGACTTGACTCAAAAAGAGGTGGCAGAACGCCTGGACATTAGCGTCGTGACGGTCTCCCGGCGTGTGAAAAAAGGACTAGATGCCCTGAAAAAATTCATGAGTGGAGCAGAGCATTAA
- a CDS encoding P-II family nitrogen regulator yields MRKVEAIIRPFKLDEVKIALVNAGIVGMTVSEVRGFGRQKGQTERYRGSEYTVEFLQKLKVEIVVEDSQVDMVVEKIIAAARTGEIGDGKIFISPVEQVVRIRTGEKNLEAV; encoded by the coding sequence TTGAGGAAGGTAGAAGCCATTATTCGACCCTTTAAGCTAGACGAAGTTAAAATCGCCCTAGTCAATGCTGGTATTGTCGGGATGACGGTTTCGGAAGTCCGAGGATTTGGACGCCAGAAAGGTCAAACCGAGCGCTATCGCGGTTCTGAGTACACCGTTGAGTTCTTGCAAAAGCTCAAGGTGGAAATTGTTGTTGAGGATAGTCAGGTTGACATGGTAGTAGAAAAAATCATCGCCGCTGCTCGAACCGGTGAAATTGGAGACGGTAAGATCTTCATTAGTCCCGTCGAACAAGTCGTCCGGATTCGCACAGGGGAAAAAAATCTAGAAGCCGTTTAA